A DNA window from Arachis hypogaea cultivar Tifrunner chromosome 18, arahy.Tifrunner.gnm2.J5K5, whole genome shotgun sequence contains the following coding sequences:
- the LOC112773188 gene encoding nuclear pore complex protein NUP93A has protein sequence MANEDLSSWSDLLHSSSKLLEQAAPSAQFPPLQRNLDQLEALSKKLKSKTLRTEAPSQSIAATRLLAREGINAEQLARDLKSFELKTTFEDVFPVEATSVEEYLQQVHEMAMVSAVQEAQKDNLRSFNDYMMKVLEEDWQKEKRDFLQSLSRISTLPRTNMLAASNVGTHSGQVVSMASGPQVSSGVSGMDIVPLSSRPIMEKKASLYAEVVKNLNKARESGLPFKPAAAFRAAYESLGIEASGGKSVTMRKIWHLVQMLLDEDSTVQNVSKRMALIIGARRHLEWGHEKYVMDTIQSHPAQAALGGGVGNLQRIRAFLRIRLRDYGILDFDAGDARRQPPVDTTWQQIYFCLRTGYYDEARNVALSSRASHQFAPLLTEWINTGGMVPEEIAVAAMEECERMLRTGDRVGRAAYDKKKLLLYAIISGSRRHIDRMLRDQTLFSTIEDFLWFKLSAVRDCPSGPSSIVLRDGLVPYSLDDLQTYLNKFEPSYYTKNGKDPMVYPYILLLSIQLLPAVLYMSKETGDEGYNVDAAHLSIVLADHGILSEGARQKLGVMDAYAEVSTIIRQYGSMYLRLDDLQMALEYYAQAAAAVGGGQLSWTGRGNVDQQRQRSLMLKQLLTEILLRDGGIFLLLGPRGAGEEGQLGRFVTDPKARQQFLIEAACQCQEAGMYNKSIEIQKRVGSFSMALDTINKCLSEAICALFRGRLDGESQTAGLIHSGNEILETYHYHPDVSLQERDHVFEQQTVLRQLESILSIHKLARVGHHVEALREIAKLPFLPLDPRGPDIAVDVFENLSPHVQVCIPDLLKVALTCLDNVTDSDGSLRALRAKIASFIANNMKRNWPRDLYERVAQRL, from the exons ATGGCCAACGAAGACTTGAGTAGCTGGAGCGATCTCCTTCATTCTTCCTCCAAGCTTCTCGAACAAGCTGCTCCTTCCGCTCAGTTCCCTCCTCTTCAG AGGAACTTAGACCAATTAGAAGCATTATCTAAGAAGCTGAAATCCAAGACATTAAGGACCGAGGCTCCTTCACAATCGATAGCTGCAACAAG GCTCCTTGCTCGTGAGGGGATAAATGCAGAGCAACTTGCAAGGGACCTGAAGTCATTTGAATTGAAG ACAACTTTTGAGGATGTTTTTCCTGTGGAGGCCACAAGTGTCGAGGAGTATCTGCAGCAG GTTCATGAAATGGCAATGGTATCTGCTGTCCAGGAAGCTCAGAAAGACAATCTTAGGAGTTTCAATGACTATATGATGAAAGTTTTGGAG GAGGATTGGCAAAAGGAAAAGCGTGATTTCCTTCAGAGTTTAAGTCGAATTTCAACATTGCCTAGGACAAACATGCTTGCTGCCAGCAATGTTGGTACCCACTCAGGTCAGGTTGTGTCAATGGCTTCCGGTCCACAAGTTTCTTCTGGTGTGTCTGGCATGGATATTGTTCCTCTGAGCAGCAGGCCTATTATGGAGAAAAAGGCATCTCTATATGCTGAAGTTGTTAAGAATCTTAATAAAGCAAGGGAATCTGGTTTACCATTTAAA CCTGCTGCAGCTTTCAGGGCTGCATATGAAAGTTTGGGCATTGAAGCCAGTGGTGGAAAATCAGTTACGATGCGGAAGATATGGCACCTTGTTCAG atgctgttggatgaGGACTCAACCGTGCAGAATGTTTCTAAAAGGATGGCATTGATTATTGGGGCGAGACGCCATCTTGAATGGGGACATGAGAAATATGTCATGGATACCATACAAAGTCATCCTGCACAA GCTGCTCTTGGTGGCGGCGTTGGGAATTTGCAAAGAATCCGTGCCTTCCTTCGG ATTCGGTTAAGGGATTATGGAATACTGGATTTTGATGCTGGGGATGCTCGGCGCCAGCCTCCTGTTGATACTACATGGCAGCAG ATATATTTTTGCTTAAGAACTGGGTATTATGATGAAGCAAGAAATGTTGCTCTCTCTTCCCGTGCTTCACATCAATTTGCTCCTTTG CTCACAGAATGGATTAATACGGGAGGAATGGTGCCAGAAGAGATTGCAGTTGCTGCAATGGAGgaatgtgaaagaatgttgagaacTGGTGATCGTGTAGGTCGAGCTGCATATGACAAGAAAAAATTACTGCTGTATGCCATCATATCAGGTTCCCGAAGGCATATTGATCGTATGCTTAGAGACCAAACTCTATTCAGTACAATAGAGGATTTCTTGTGGTTCAAATTGTCAGCTGTGCGGGACTGCCCTAGTGGACCTTCATCTATTGTTCTAAGAGATGGCCTGGTTCCATACAGTTTGGATGATTTACAAACTTACCTGAATAAATTTGAGCCATCATACTATACTAAAAATGGAAAAGATCCTATGGTTTATCCCTATATTTTGCTTTTAAGCATTCAATTGCTTCCAGCTGTGCTATACATGTCTAAGGAAACTGGAGATGAAGGATATAATGTTGATGCTGCTCACCTATCAATTGTGCTAGCTGATCATGGTATCCTCTCTGAAGGTGCTAGGCAAAAATTAGGAGTGATGGATGCTTATGCAGAAGTGTCTACCATTATCAGGCAGTATGGATCTATGTATTTGCGTCTTGATGATCTCCAAATGGCATTAGAATATTATGCACAAGCTGCTGCTGCAGTGGGCGGTGGGCAGCTTTCATGGACTGGTAGAGGTAATGTTGATCAGCAAAGGCAAAGAAGTTTGATGTTGAAGCAGCTTCTAACTGAAATATTGTTAAGGGATGGAGGAATATTCCTTTTACTGGGTCCAAGGGGTGCTGGAGAAGAAGGTCAATTGGGTCGTTTTGTGACAGATCCAAAAGCAAGGCAACAGTTCTTAATTGAAGCTGCTTGCCAGTGTCAGGAGGCTGGGATGTATAACAAG TCTATAGAAATTCAGAAGAGAGTGGGGTCTTTCTCAATGGCATTGGACACCATTAATAAGTGCCTGTCTGAAGCTATTTGTGCCCTTTTCCGTGGAAGGTTAGATGGCGAGAGCCAGACAGCCGGGCTTATCCATTCTGGCAATGAGATTTTGGAGACATACCATTATCATCCGGATGTCAG TCTTCAGGAGAGAGACCATGTTTTTGAGCAGCAAACTGTGTTGAGACAACTTGAGTCTATACTGTCAATTCACAAATTGGCCAGAGTGGGGCATCATGTTGAGGCGTTAAGGGAGATTGCTAAACTTCCATTTCTTCCTCTAGATCCTCGAGGCCCTGATATTGCTGTCGATGTGTTTGAAAACTTATCTCCTCATGTCCAAGTTTGTATCCCGGATCTTTTGAAGGTTGCTCTCACTTGTCTGGACAACGTGACGGACTCCGATGGATCACTCCGTGCCTTAAGGGCGAAG ATTGCGAGTTTCATTGCAAATAATATGAAGAGGAATTGGCCCCGCGATTTATATGAAAGAGTTGCCCAAAGGTTGTGA